In Vicinamibacterales bacterium, a genomic segment contains:
- a CDS encoding DUF2207 domain-containing protein, whose protein sequence is MKTTLSVRRDRAGHRARQRSGGGAAAVVAVVMLLASPAPAAAQRAGDYDAARFDVAVQVLEGGDLDVQETIAFRFQDGTFRRVWREIPTSRTDGIEILAASMDGTPFTRGEGTGRIKVSGRNRMRVEWQFDPIGPSSHTFTVRYRARGVVFRDGAHDVVRWRLLPSEHRYRVAESRSTIAAPATLASAPAIETRRIGVASHEVGDGAVAIAARDIARNGWMIAELRYPAGGLLSALPAWQQKHERAAALAPRWIGAAAGVFAVGVILLVALRQSYAAPTMTAVDTAATEPPEQLPAALAAVLAARGGPSGYHASATLFDLADRGVLAVREVSRALGVRSYELSRTHGRHDLADHEREALAIAFAGRPDDVTLSKARGRLARSSGRFSAAVNRDLVARGYLDPARKAVRDRLMRVSVAILIAAALGSVAMATLIPRFEGWPFLLPFALCAAGLVGIVMAARTTPLTDHGLIQAGRWRGFRRHLMASSFTPRWLVYGIAVGLAPQWARYLKAHPGAAPPWFQASSADDGAAFAAFIGSQAAAGGGGAGAGAAGGGSSGAG, encoded by the coding sequence ATGAAGACCACACTATCGGTGAGGCGTGACAGGGCAGGTCACCGGGCTCGGCAGCGCTCCGGCGGAGGAGCCGCCGCTGTCGTCGCGGTGGTGATGCTGCTGGCGAGCCCGGCCCCGGCTGCCGCTCAGCGCGCGGGAGACTACGATGCCGCCCGCTTCGACGTCGCCGTGCAGGTGCTCGAAGGCGGGGACCTCGACGTCCAGGAGACGATCGCTTTCCGGTTCCAGGACGGCACCTTCCGCCGCGTGTGGCGGGAGATCCCGACATCGCGGACGGACGGGATCGAGATCCTCGCCGCGTCGATGGACGGCACGCCGTTCACGCGCGGCGAAGGGACTGGCCGCATCAAAGTGAGCGGACGGAACCGCATGAGGGTCGAATGGCAGTTCGATCCGATCGGGCCGTCCTCGCACACCTTCACCGTCCGTTACCGCGCGCGCGGGGTGGTCTTCCGGGACGGCGCGCACGACGTCGTCCGCTGGCGGCTGCTGCCGAGCGAACACCGATACCGAGTCGCTGAAAGCCGCAGCACGATCGCGGCTCCGGCCACGCTCGCCTCGGCGCCGGCGATCGAGACACGCCGCATCGGCGTCGCGTCGCATGAAGTGGGGGATGGCGCCGTCGCCATCGCAGCGAGGGACATCGCGCGCAACGGCTGGATGATCGCCGAGCTGCGCTATCCCGCAGGAGGACTGCTCAGCGCGCTGCCCGCGTGGCAGCAGAAACACGAGCGGGCCGCCGCCCTCGCGCCGCGCTGGATCGGCGCGGCGGCAGGCGTGTTCGCCGTCGGCGTGATTCTGCTCGTCGCGTTGCGCCAGAGCTACGCGGCGCCGACCATGACGGCGGTCGACACGGCGGCAACAGAGCCGCCGGAGCAGCTGCCGGCGGCGCTCGCTGCGGTGCTCGCCGCCAGAGGAGGGCCATCGGGATACCACGCCTCGGCCACCCTGTTCGATCTCGCCGATCGCGGCGTGCTTGCGGTACGGGAGGTATCCCGGGCGCTGGGCGTCCGCTCGTACGAGTTGTCCCGGACGCACGGACGGCACGATCTCGCGGACCACGAGCGCGAAGCGCTGGCCATCGCGTTCGCCGGACGGCCGGACGATGTCACGCTGTCGAAGGCTCGAGGGCGTCTGGCCCGGTCGTCCGGGCGGTTCTCCGCCGCCGTGAACCGCGACCTCGTGGCGCGCGGCTATCTCGATCCCGCCCGGAAGGCGGTCCGCGATCGACTGATGCGCGTCTCGGTTGCGATCCTCATCGCTGCCGCCCTGGGATCGGTCGCGATGGCTACGCTGATCCCGCGATTCGAAGGATGGCCGTTCCTGCTGCCGTTCGCCCTCTGCGCCGCCGGTCTCGTGGGCATCGTCATGGCGGCCAGGACAACGCCGCTCACGGATCACGGACTGATCCAGGCCGGACGATGGCGTGGATTCCGCCGTCATTTGATGGCGTCTTCATTCACGCCGCGCTGGCTCGTCTACGGCATCGCGGTCGGTCTGGCGCCGCAGTGGGCACGATATCTGAAGGCGCACCCCGGCGCTGCGCCGCCGTGGTTCCAGGCGTCCAGCGCGGACGATGGCGCGGCGTTCGCGGCGTTCATCGGCAGCCAGGCGGCTGCCGGTGGCGGCGGAGCGGGCGCGGGTGCCGCCGGCGGCGGCAGCTCGGGCGCGGGATGA
- a CDS encoding HD domain-containing protein: MPTLTSRLDAAFAYAHEAHGAQLRKGTNVPYLGHLMGVASIVIDDGGGEDEAIAALLHDAAEDSGGRARLDDIRSRFGDAVARIVEDCTDAWTEPKAPWLERKRQYAEHARTLAPASLRVSAADKVHNAYAILRDLRNTGDGVWERFNASPDDVVAYYHSLVRAYREAGGGRLVDELDRIVRAIEREMGY, translated from the coding sequence ATGCCTACCCTGACGTCCCGGCTCGACGCCGCGTTTGCCTACGCGCACGAAGCGCACGGGGCACAGCTGCGCAAGGGAACGAACGTCCCGTACCTCGGCCATTTGATGGGCGTCGCGTCCATCGTGATCGACGACGGCGGCGGGGAGGACGAGGCGATCGCCGCGCTGCTGCACGACGCGGCCGAAGACAGCGGCGGCCGCGCCCGGCTCGACGACATCCGCAGCCGGTTCGGCGACGCGGTCGCCAGAATCGTGGAGGACTGCACGGACGCGTGGACCGAACCCAAGGCGCCGTGGCTCGAACGCAAGCGCCAGTACGCCGAGCACGCGCGGACGCTCGCGCCGGCGAGCCTTCGCGTCTCGGCGGCGGACAAGGTCCACAACGCATACGCGATCCTGCGGGACCTCCGGAACACGGGGGACGGCGTCTGGGAACGCTTCAACGCGAGCCCCGACGACGTGGTCGCGTATTACCACTCGCTGGTGCGCGCCTATCGGGAGGCGGGCGGCGGGCGCCTGGTCGACGAGCTCGATCGCATCGTCCGCGCTATCGAGCGGGAAATGGGCTACTAG
- a CDS encoding prolyl-tRNA synthetase associated domain-containing protein: MDPAPAVYAALEALGIRYERYEHPAVFNAEDASRFWDPIPGMQCKNLFLRNKKGDRHYLVVLEISKRADLKDLVKLVNDDRLSFGSPDRLMAELGLTPGSVSPFGLLNDTDGSVRVLVDRDLKDAPRLIFHPNINTASVVVSWADLEKFLATRSNRVSVVSLRDG; encoded by the coding sequence ATGGATCCCGCGCCCGCCGTCTACGCCGCCCTCGAGGCGCTCGGCATCCGCTACGAGCGCTACGAGCACCCGGCCGTGTTCAACGCTGAGGACGCCTCGCGGTTCTGGGACCCGATTCCGGGGATGCAGTGCAAGAACCTCTTCCTGAGGAACAAGAAAGGGGATCGGCACTACCTGGTCGTGCTGGAGATTTCGAAGCGCGCGGACCTGAAGGATCTGGTGAAGCTCGTCAATGACGATCGCCTGAGCTTCGGATCGCCCGACCGCCTGATGGCGGAGCTGGGGCTGACGCCCGGATCGGTGTCGCCGTTCGGCCTGCTGAACGACACCGACGGGTCGGTCCGCGTCCTCGTCGACCGGGACTTGAAGGACGCGCCGCGCCTCATCTTCCATCCCAACATCAACACGGCCAGCGTCGTGGTGTCGTGGGCGGATCTGGAGAAGTTCCTCGCGACGCGCAGCAACAGAGTCAGCGTGGTGTCGCTGCGCGACGGCTAG
- a CDS encoding fatty acid desaturase, with product MKGHYYSQHAGALRAELGSAISRDEMRELHRKEPLRHFAVAARQFAILAAATWALIRFEHPLIWIPIAIVQGFTVFNFTILLHEVVHHTIFERRRPRLERLLGLLYAIPSGISASQFTRWHLDHHAELGSDEDDPKRHHLSPKVNARWYKLLYCTPALFPIYFRAARREASTYPAALQRAIAGERRLSLLFHLSALALIWYGFGFYAALRASIIPVFFVFPVAFTLNRLGQHYDIDPTDPAKWGTLMRGHWFWDFVYLNSNYHLEHHYFPGVPFYRLPQVQRALLPFYERKKMRWRTYGELVYGWLVENHAPHTDWSRTPSPPPRVTAEIHFP from the coding sequence GTGAAAGGCCATTACTACTCCCAGCACGCGGGGGCGCTTCGTGCTGAGCTGGGCTCTGCCATTTCGCGCGACGAGATGCGGGAGCTGCACCGGAAGGAGCCGCTGCGGCATTTTGCCGTCGCCGCGCGCCAGTTCGCCATCCTTGCCGCCGCGACGTGGGCGCTGATCCGCTTCGAGCACCCGTTGATCTGGATCCCGATCGCCATCGTGCAGGGCTTCACGGTGTTCAACTTCACGATCCTGCTGCACGAAGTGGTGCATCACACCATCTTCGAGCGCCGGCGTCCGCGCCTGGAGCGGCTGCTCGGACTCCTCTACGCCATTCCCAGCGGCATCTCGGCGAGCCAATTCACGCGCTGGCATCTCGATCACCACGCCGAGCTCGGGTCCGACGAGGACGATCCCAAGCGCCATCACCTTTCGCCGAAGGTGAACGCGCGCTGGTACAAGCTGCTGTACTGCACGCCGGCGTTGTTCCCCATCTACTTCCGCGCCGCGCGGCGCGAGGCGTCCACCTACCCGGCGGCGCTGCAGCGCGCGATCGCCGGGGAGCGGCGGCTGTCGCTGCTGTTCCACCTGTCGGCGCTCGCGTTGATCTGGTACGGGTTCGGGTTCTATGCCGCGCTGCGCGCCAGCATCATCCCCGTCTTCTTCGTCTTTCCGGTTGCCTTCACGTTGAACCGGCTCGGGCAGCACTACGACATCGACCCGACCGATCCGGCGAAGTGGGGCACGCTGATGCGCGGCCACTGGTTCTGGGACTTCGTGTACCTGAACTCCAACTACCACCTGGAGCATCACTACTTCCCCGGCGTGCCGTTCTACCGGCTGCCGCAGGTGCAGCGCGCGCTGCTGCCGTTCTACGAGCGGAAGAAGATGCGCTGGCGGACGTACGGCGAGCTCGTGTACGGTTGGCTGGTTGAGAACCACGCCCCGCACACCGACTGGAGCCGCACCCCGAGTCCGCCGCCGCGCGTCACTGCGGAGATCCATTTTCCTTAG
- a CDS encoding DMT family transporter — protein MTLIWGTNYALVKTAFRELDPQAFNALRLIEASAVMVGVNLLVRRYRPAVADQAGGEIASIFHTPAQVTGGDWLRLLWLGLVGHCLYQYLFIGGLAYTSVANGALIVASSPIVITLLSTMTGTERIGALHWAGTVLSFLGIYIVVGRGAHVSEASLRGDLMLLAAVFCWGLYTIGARPLMARHSPVGVTALSMLLGTLMYLPLAGGPLSRVAWADVSALTWIKLVYSSLFALCVAYTIWYAAVREIGSARTSAYSNLLPIVAMVTAYLWIGEPLGLDKLGGAAAVLAGVALTRLGQRRLQIPAE, from the coding sequence ATGACGCTCATCTGGGGCACCAACTACGCGCTCGTCAAGACGGCGTTTCGCGAGCTCGATCCCCAGGCCTTCAACGCGCTGCGTCTGATCGAGGCCTCGGCCGTCATGGTCGGCGTCAACCTCCTGGTGCGGCGCTACCGGCCGGCCGTCGCCGATCAGGCGGGCGGCGAGATCGCCAGCATCTTCCACACGCCGGCACAGGTGACCGGCGGCGACTGGCTTCGCCTTCTCTGGCTGGGGCTCGTCGGCCACTGCCTGTATCAGTACCTCTTCATCGGCGGCCTCGCCTACACGAGCGTGGCCAACGGCGCCCTCATCGTCGCGTCTTCGCCGATCGTGATCACGCTGCTCTCGACGATGACCGGCACGGAGCGCATCGGCGCGCTGCACTGGGCCGGAACGGTGCTGTCCTTCCTCGGCATCTACATCGTCGTCGGGCGCGGCGCGCACGTGAGCGAGGCGTCGCTGCGCGGCGACCTGATGCTGCTGGCGGCTGTCTTCTGCTGGGGGCTGTACACCATCGGCGCGCGGCCGCTGATGGCGCGGCACTCGCCGGTGGGCGTCACGGCGCTGTCGATGCTGCTCGGGACGCTCATGTATCTGCCGCTCGCCGGAGGCCCGCTCTCCCGCGTGGCGTGGGCGGATGTCAGCGCGCTGACCTGGATCAAGCTGGTCTACTCCTCGCTGTTCGCGCTGTGCGTGGCCTACACGATCTGGTATGCCGCCGTGCGCGAGATCGGCAGCGCGCGAACGTCCGCGTACTCGAACCTGCTGCCGATCGTCGCCATGGTGACGGCGTACCTGTGGATAGGCGAACCGCTGGGTCTGGACAAGCTCGGCGGCGCCGCCGCGGTCCTGGCCGGGGTGGCGCTGACCCGGCTCGGCCAGCGCCGGCTCCAAATCCCAGCGGAGTGA
- the atpF gene encoding F0F1 ATP synthase subunit B — protein sequence MNPLVQPDPGLYIWTIVTFLILLGLLARFAWRPLLDALEARQEVIRKSLDDARQARQELEQVKTEAARLMSEARSEANQIVSRTRSDAAAFAEEMKVKARADADALVKRAEREIEMQASRALENIRRETVELSVAIASKILRRDISKEDNERLLNDTLKEMQSRLPH from the coding sequence ATGAACCCCCTGGTCCAGCCCGATCCCGGGCTCTACATCTGGACCATCGTCACGTTCCTGATCCTGCTCGGGCTCCTGGCGCGCTTCGCCTGGCGCCCGCTGCTCGACGCGCTCGAGGCGCGGCAGGAGGTCATCCGCAAGTCGCTGGATGACGCGCGGCAGGCGCGGCAGGAGCTGGAGCAGGTCAAGACCGAAGCGGCGCGCCTGATGTCGGAGGCGCGCAGCGAGGCGAACCAGATCGTGTCGCGGACGCGTTCCGACGCCGCCGCCTTCGCCGAAGAGATGAAGGTCAAGGCCCGCGCCGACGCCGACGCGCTGGTCAAGCGCGCCGAGCGGGAGATCGAGATGCAGGCGTCGCGCGCGCTGGAGAACATCCGCCGCGAGACCGTCGAACTCTCGGTGGCGATCGCCTCCAAGATCCTGCGGCGCGACATCTCGAAGGAAGACAACGAACGGCTGCTGAACGACACGCTGAAGGAGATGCAGTCCCGGCTGCCTCACTGA
- a CDS encoding FkbM family methyltransferase, which produces MALSQIVRPIMRIWTSESSPVALRTKQLIASVVPEPVLLQLKKRYYIKLLRNDSDERMEVDARALPLLVKPGDFVLDVGAFVGFYTQRLSRLVGPAGAVWSFEPMPQTHQILQAAVKELALGNVRLFPYAMSDRSGAATMEIPRYSGGGESFWDAKIVEGAAARSFRHFQITTRTLDSLLAGTDRPVTFVKIDAEYHELQVMRGAVESFRRWHPVIQVETLEPFDDPGTDFRAMLDLLGGLGYRPYRFDGTAFHERHPGERDQNLFFMTDAQAASRRR; this is translated from the coding sequence ATGGCGCTGTCGCAAATCGTCCGGCCGATCATGAGGATCTGGACGTCCGAGTCCTCCCCCGTCGCGCTCCGCACCAAGCAACTGATCGCCTCGGTCGTCCCCGAGCCCGTGCTGCTTCAGCTCAAGAAGCGCTATTACATCAAGCTGTTGCGGAACGATTCGGACGAGCGCATGGAAGTCGACGCGCGCGCGCTGCCGCTCCTGGTGAAGCCGGGCGACTTCGTCCTGGATGTCGGCGCGTTCGTGGGGTTCTACACGCAGCGGCTGTCGCGCCTCGTCGGCCCCGCCGGCGCGGTCTGGAGCTTCGAGCCGATGCCCCAGACGCATCAGATCCTGCAGGCGGCGGTCAAAGAACTCGCGCTCGGCAACGTCCGGCTGTTTCCGTATGCGATGAGCGACCGCTCGGGGGCAGCGACGATGGAGATCCCGCGATACAGCGGCGGCGGTGAGTCGTTCTGGGACGCCAAGATCGTGGAGGGCGCGGCGGCACGATCGTTCCGGCACTTCCAGATCACCACCAGGACGCTCGATTCGCTTCTCGCGGGCACCGACCGGCCGGTCACGTTCGTGAAGATCGACGCGGAGTACCACGAGCTGCAGGTGATGCGCGGCGCCGTCGAATCATTCCGCCGGTGGCATCCCGTGATCCAGGTCGAGACGCTGGAGCCCTTCGACGATCCGGGGACCGATTTCCGCGCCATGCTGGACCTGCTCGGCGGCCTGGGTTACAGGCCTTACCGTTTCGATGGAACGGCGTTCCACGAACGGCACCCCGGCGAGCGGGATCAGAACCTGTTCTTCATGACCGACGCGCAGGCCGCCTCCCGGCGCCGCTAG
- a CDS encoding ATP synthase F0 subunit C, with the protein MGIAFMGAGLGLGLVVIGAGLGIGRLAAGAAEAIGRQPSAASQITGAVNLPLFLLEGVAILAEVFALLIVLLNR; encoded by the coding sequence ATGGGAATCGCATTCATGGGGGCCGGACTGGGTCTCGGTCTCGTGGTCATTGGCGCCGGGCTCGGCATCGGCAGGCTCGCCGCGGGCGCGGCGGAAGCGATCGGCCGGCAGCCGAGCGCCGCCTCGCAGATCACGGGCGCGGTCAACCTCCCCTTGTTCCTGCTCGAAGGCGTGGCGATCCTCGCGGAAGTGTTCGCGCTGCTGATCGTGCTGCTCAACCGCTAG
- a CDS encoding class I SAM-dependent methyltransferase gives MRKTIVGVTILTALWAFPVSAQQAAAQPPAADKLRAPDVFYVPTPQPVVDAMLRMANVTGKDVVYDLGSGDGRIPITAAQRFGARGVGIDLDPQRIREANENAKAAGVTDKVRFLNQDLFTSDFSEATVVTLYLLPSLNVKLMPKLKKELKPGTRVVSHAFDMGPDWPAEQTEQVEGKNIYYWTIK, from the coding sequence ATGCGGAAAACGATCGTCGGCGTGACCATCCTGACCGCCCTGTGGGCGTTTCCGGTTTCGGCGCAGCAGGCCGCTGCGCAGCCGCCCGCGGCGGACAAGCTGCGCGCGCCGGACGTGTTCTACGTCCCGACACCTCAGCCCGTGGTGGACGCGATGTTGAGGATGGCGAACGTCACCGGCAAGGACGTCGTGTACGACCTCGGTTCCGGCGATGGACGGATTCCCATCACCGCGGCGCAGCGCTTCGGCGCGCGCGGCGTCGGCATCGATCTCGATCCGCAGCGCATCAGGGAGGCGAACGAGAACGCGAAGGCGGCGGGCGTCACCGACAAGGTCAGGTTCCTGAACCAGGATCTGTTCACGAGCGACTTCAGCGAGGCCACCGTCGTGACGCTCTACCTGCTGCCTTCGCTGAACGTGAAGCTGATGCCGAAGCTGAAGAAGGAGCTGAAGCCGGGCACGCGGGTCGTCTCGCACGCCTTCGACATGGGCCCCGACTGGCCGGCGGAACAGACCGAGCAGGTCGAAGGCAAGAACATTTATTACTGGACGATCAAGTAG
- a CDS encoding PQQ-binding-like beta-propeller repeat protein, which translates to MQSLRVAWTYDTGETGGLQTQPIVAGGTLYGLTPNHKAFALDAATGRHLWTFDSGVQSRGANRGVTFWQGPSGEGARVFVAVDTFVYAVDAATGKPIATFGSGGRIDLRQDLGRDPEAQSVRLTTPGAIYRDLLIVGGRISEGLPASPGDVRAYDVRTGKLRWSFHTIPHPGEPGHETWPASSWTYNGAANNWAGMAVDETRGIVYVPTGSASADFYGANRAGDNLFANSLIALDAASGRKLWHFQTVRHDIWDRDLPSPPNLVTVRHGGRTIDAVAQTSKQGFIFLFDRVTGRPLFPIAYRRFPRSSVPGERASATQPIPARPRPFARQQLSEADVTTRTPAAHAWALREFRTFRNGGLFAPLALGAPTVVFPGFDGGAEWGGAAVDRETGWLYVNANDLVWTGALAPAEAPVNGRALYQQHCASCHLDDFAGAPPQIPTLVGIGSRRTVAEITTAIRTGAGRMAGFPALPSAAVTAIVNYLVTGRAEPAATAPSPSALPYRFTGYTKFLDPDGYPAVRPPWGTLSAVDLNTGEYAWRIPLGEYPALVEQGLRDTGTENYGGPIVTAGGLLFIGATNYDRKFRAFDKATGALLWETILPFAGNATPATYEAAGRQFVVIAAGGGKSGGPSGGVYVAFALPQ; encoded by the coding sequence GTGCAGTCGCTGCGCGTTGCCTGGACGTACGACACGGGCGAGACCGGCGGGCTGCAGACGCAGCCGATCGTGGCCGGCGGCACGCTGTATGGGCTGACGCCGAACCACAAGGCGTTCGCCCTCGATGCGGCGACGGGCCGTCATCTCTGGACGTTCGACTCCGGCGTCCAGAGCCGCGGCGCCAACCGCGGCGTGACGTTCTGGCAGGGGCCGTCAGGTGAAGGCGCCCGCGTCTTCGTCGCGGTGGACACGTTCGTCTACGCCGTCGACGCGGCCACCGGGAAACCGATCGCCACGTTCGGCAGCGGCGGCCGGATCGATCTGCGCCAGGATCTCGGCCGCGACCCCGAAGCCCAATCCGTGCGCCTGACGACGCCCGGCGCGATCTATCGCGATCTGTTGATCGTCGGCGGCCGCATCTCCGAGGGGCTGCCCGCGTCCCCCGGCGACGTCCGTGCCTACGACGTGCGGACCGGCAAGCTGCGCTGGTCGTTCCACACCATTCCGCATCCAGGGGAGCCCGGTCACGAGACGTGGCCGGCCAGCTCGTGGACGTACAACGGCGCCGCGAACAACTGGGCGGGGATGGCGGTGGACGAGACGCGAGGGATCGTCTACGTGCCGACCGGATCGGCGTCCGCCGATTTCTACGGCGCCAACCGCGCCGGCGACAACCTGTTCGCGAACTCGCTCATCGCGCTCGACGCCGCGAGCGGGCGGAAGCTGTGGCACTTCCAGACGGTGCGGCATGACATCTGGGATCGCGATCTGCCGTCGCCGCCGAATCTGGTGACCGTGCGGCACGGCGGCCGGACGATCGACGCGGTCGCGCAGACGTCGAAGCAGGGGTTCATCTTCCTGTTCGATCGCGTCACCGGCCGCCCGCTGTTCCCGATCGCGTACCGCCGGTTTCCGCGCAGTTCCGTGCCGGGTGAGCGCGCGTCGGCGACGCAGCCGATTCCGGCGCGGCCGCGCCCGTTCGCCCGCCAGCAGCTCAGCGAAGCCGATGTGACGACGCGGACGCCCGCGGCGCATGCTTGGGCGCTCCGCGAGTTCCGCACGTTCAGGAACGGCGGCCTGTTCGCGCCGCTCGCACTCGGCGCCCCGACGGTGGTGTTCCCCGGCTTCGACGGCGGCGCCGAATGGGGCGGAGCCGCGGTCGATCGCGAGACCGGCTGGCTCTACGTCAACGCGAACGATCTGGTGTGGACCGGGGCGCTCGCGCCGGCGGAGGCGCCGGTGAACGGCCGGGCGCTGTACCAGCAGCACTGCGCGTCATGCCATCTCGACGACTTCGCCGGCGCGCCGCCGCAGATCCCGACGCTCGTCGGCATCGGTTCGCGCCGCACAGTCGCGGAGATCACCACGGCCATCCGTACTGGCGCCGGCCGCATGGCCGGTTTCCCGGCGCTGCCGTCCGCCGCCGTGACCGCCATCGTGAACTACCTCGTCACCGGCCGCGCGGAACCGGCGGCGACGGCACCGTCGCCGTCCGCGCTGCCGTATCGCTTCACCGGGTACACGAAGTTCCTGGATCCCGACGGCTACCCTGCGGTGCGCCCGCCATGGGGCACGCTGTCCGCCGTCGACCTGAACACCGGCGAGTACGCCTGGCGGATCCCGCTTGGCGAGTACCCTGCGCTGGTGGAGCAGGGGCTGCGCGATACCGGAACCGAGAACTACGGCGGCCCGATCGTCACCGCCGGCGGCCTGCTGTTCATCGGCGCGACGAACTACGACCGCAAGTTCCGCGCCTTCGACAAGGCCACCGGCGCGCTCCTGTGGGAGACGATCCTGCCCTTCGCCGGCAACGCCACCCCCGCCACCTACGAAGCCGCCGGACGCCAGTTCGTCGTCATCGCCGCCGGCGGCGGCAAATCAGGCGGACCGTCCGGCGGCGTCTACGTCGCGTTCGCGCTCCCTCAGTAA
- the typA gene encoding translational GTPase TypA produces MHLARSSSSEVANPLRRNVAIIAHVDHGKTTLVDGLLRQSGTFRSNERVAERAMDNIDLERERGITILAKNTAVHYDNTLINIVDTPGHADFGGEVERTLSMVDAVMLLVDASEGPLPQTRFVLRKALERRLPPLVVINKIDRPDARVQEVLNEIYDLFIDLDATEDQIDFPVIYASAKAGTASMSMDTPGEDLRPLFDAIIKHVPPPRGRADAPLQILVANLDSSDYLGRIAVGRIFNGTVRIGDPVSVCRLDGSFHDTKVTKLFAFDGLKRVDIDQAAAGDIVCLAGIDDITIGETIADVEHRKAMPVIAVDEPTVSMIFGVNTSPMSGRDGQFVTSRQIKDRLDKELLGNVSIRVEPTDSPEQMKVLGRGELQLSILIEMMRREGFEMQVSRPDIVTKSVGGKLMEPVEDLVIDVAEDFQGVVIAQVGTRRGTMTKMVNHGSGRVRLEFRIPARGLIGFRSQFLTETKGTGIMNHLFAGWEPWHGAIPARATGALVADRAGAATAYAIWNLQERGEMFVEPGEKVYEGMIVGENARAADMDVNITKEKKQTNMRASTADEAVRLIPARKMGLEQAIEFINDDELVEITPRNIRLRKRVLAANQRPRRSADAAE; encoded by the coding sequence ATGCACCTGGCCCGTTCCAGCTCGTCTGAGGTCGCCAATCCGCTCCGGCGGAACGTGGCCATCATCGCCCACGTCGACCATGGCAAGACCACGCTGGTGGACGGGCTCCTGCGCCAGAGCGGCACGTTCCGCAGCAACGAGCGGGTCGCCGAGCGCGCCATGGACAACATCGACCTCGAGCGCGAGCGCGGGATCACGATTCTGGCGAAGAACACCGCCGTCCATTACGACAACACCCTGATCAACATCGTCGACACGCCCGGACACGCCGACTTCGGCGGCGAGGTCGAACGGACGCTGTCGATGGTCGACGCGGTGATGCTGCTGGTGGACGCGTCCGAGGGGCCGCTGCCGCAGACCCGCTTCGTGCTGCGCAAGGCGCTGGAGCGCCGGCTGCCGCCGCTGGTCGTGATCAACAAGATCGACCGTCCGGATGCGCGCGTGCAGGAGGTGCTGAACGAGATCTACGACCTCTTCATCGACCTCGACGCGACCGAGGACCAGATCGATTTCCCCGTAATCTACGCGAGCGCCAAGGCGGGCACCGCGTCGATGTCGATGGACACACCGGGCGAAGATCTGCGCCCGCTGTTCGACGCGATCATCAAGCACGTGCCGCCGCCGCGCGGGCGCGCCGACGCGCCGCTGCAGATCCTGGTGGCGAACCTCGATTCGAGCGATTACCTGGGGCGCATCGCCGTCGGCCGGATCTTCAACGGCACGGTCCGCATCGGCGACCCCGTGTCGGTGTGCCGGCTCGATGGCTCGTTCCACGACACGAAGGTCACCAAGCTGTTCGCGTTCGACGGGTTGAAGCGCGTCGACATCGACCAGGCCGCCGCCGGCGACATCGTCTGCCTCGCCGGCATAGACGACATCACCATCGGCGAGACGATCGCCGACGTCGAGCACCGCAAGGCGATGCCGGTGATTGCCGTCGACGAGCCGACGGTGTCGATGATCTTCGGCGTCAACACCTCGCCGATGTCCGGCCGCGACGGGCAGTTCGTCACCTCCCGCCAGATCAAGGACCGCCTCGACAAGGAGCTGCTCGGCAACGTGTCGATCCGCGTCGAGCCGACCGACAGCCCCGAGCAGATGAAAGTGCTCGGCCGCGGCGAGCTGCAATTGTCCATTCTCATCGAGATGATGCGGCGCGAAGGCTTCGAGATGCAGGTCTCGCGCCCCGACATCGTCACCAAGTCGGTGGGCGGCAAGCTGATGGAGCCGGTCGAGGATCTGGTGATCGACGTGGCCGAGGACTTTCAGGGCGTGGTCATCGCGCAGGTCGGCACGCGGCGAGGGACCATGACGAAGATGGTGAACCACGGGAGCGGCCGCGTCCGCCTCGAGTTCCGCATTCCCGCCCGCGGCCTGATCGGCTTCCGCTCCCAGTTCCTGACCGAGACCAAGGGAACCGGCATCATGAACCACCTGTTCGCCGGCTGGGAGCCCTGGCACGGCGCGATTCCCGCGCGCGCGACCGGCGCGCTGGTCGCGGATCGCGCCGGCGCCGCAACCGCCTACGCGATCTGGAACCTGCAGGAGCGCGGCGAGATGTTCGTCGAGCCGGGCGAGAAGGTCTACGAGGGGATGATCGTCGGCGAGAACGCGCGCGCCGCCGACATGGACGTCAACATCACGAAGGAAAAGAAACAGACGAACATGCGCGCGTCGACGGCGGACGAGGCGGTCCGTCTGATTCCGGCGCGGAAGATGGGGCTCGAGCAGGCGATCGAATTCATCAACGACGACGAGCTGGTGGAGATCACGCCCAGGAACATCCGCCTGCGCAAGCGCGTGCTCGCCGCGAACCAGCGTCCAAGACGCAGCGCGGACGCCGCCGAATAA